One genomic region from Streptomyces venezuelae encodes:
- a CDS encoding maleylpyruvate isomerase N-terminal domain-containing protein — MSDALLSTLAEALAELVTAVGTSDDEVLDPGTAVKWLEGTAATLAALPAADRRALDGHVRAAALRHPEGPRRDELLRVSEGFGLAEGTRGAAPAASTAAGHAAACEALARQARRFVATVRDADPATPVPTCPGWTLAELTRHLGTVHRWAEHLVRTGATARVPARDVPLGLPRDHAAYPDWFAAGAEALVTTLRAADPDTPLWSPGPEPRAGYYPRHVLFEAVVHLADAEIALAGAAEPIHPGTAAEGIEHHLATLLYVPRTAERIAHLDRDGELLRFTARDTGTVWTLTFGGGGFTRRRASAASDARTEPTAGVTGDSGDLLLLLHRRYTADDPRFARTGDRALLDAWLTATAL, encoded by the coding sequence ATGAGCGACGCGCTCCTGAGCACACTGGCGGAGGCCCTGGCCGAGCTGGTGACGGCCGTCGGGACGAGCGACGACGAGGTCCTGGACCCCGGCACGGCGGTGAAGTGGCTGGAGGGCACCGCGGCCACGCTCGCCGCACTTCCGGCGGCCGACCGCCGCGCCCTCGACGGGCACGTCCGCGCGGCGGCCCTGCGCCACCCGGAAGGACCCCGGCGGGACGAGCTGCTCAGGGTCTCCGAAGGCTTCGGCCTCGCCGAGGGCACGCGCGGGGCCGCCCCCGCCGCCTCGACCGCCGCCGGCCACGCCGCCGCCTGCGAGGCCCTCGCCCGGCAGGCCCGCCGCTTCGTCGCCACCGTCCGGGACGCCGACCCCGCCACCCCCGTGCCCACCTGCCCCGGCTGGACCCTCGCCGAGCTGACCCGGCACCTCGGCACCGTCCACCGCTGGGCCGAGCACCTCGTCCGTACGGGGGCCACCGCCCGCGTCCCCGCCCGGGACGTCCCGCTCGGCCTGCCGAGGGACCACGCCGCGTACCCCGACTGGTTCGCCGCCGGCGCCGAGGCCCTCGTCACGACCCTGCGCGCCGCCGACCCGGACACCCCGCTCTGGTCCCCGGGACCCGAGCCGCGCGCCGGCTACTACCCGCGCCACGTGCTCTTCGAGGCCGTCGTGCACCTCGCCGACGCCGAGATCGCCCTCGCCGGGGCCGCGGAACCGATCCACCCCGGCACGGCCGCCGAGGGCATCGAGCACCACCTCGCCACCCTCCTGTACGTCCCGAGGACCGCCGAGCGGATCGCCCACCTCGACCGCGACGGCGAGCTGCTCCGGTTCACGGCCCGCGACACCGGGACCGTCTGGACGCTCACCTTCGGCGGGGGCGGCTTCACCCGGCGGCGCGCAAGCGCGGCGTCCGACGCCCGTACGGAACCGACCGCGGGCGTCACCGGCGACAGCGGCGACCTGCTACTCCTCCTGCACCGCCGGTACACCGCCGACGACCCGCGCTTCGCCCGCACCGGGGACCGCGCCCTGCTCGACGCCTGGCTGACCGCCACCGCGCTCTGA